One Gemmatimonadota bacterium genomic window carries:
- the dnaN gene encoding DNA polymerase III subunit beta encodes MKVSIEKDELLKGIQAVIDIVPSKTALPVLSNILIDANNGSDVCLSATDLDISITCKLSATIEDAGATTVPARKFSEIVRELPEESLSLTAEEGRVTLQRQSGAEGTYALMSVPADDFPDLPTEIDGPEIGFLSDEDEEAQEASADSNVLGEMISKTIFAVSRDETRPVLTGVLWQVGNGRMTMVATDGHRLVKYSRIQDGLPDQNREAIVPPHALNHVVKLMGGGSDLQKVQLGQSHVLFSLGDEDAIQIFSRLIEGPYVDYEQVIPQNNGKRLRVSNSQLLPAVRRVSILASAQTHQLRLELKKDELALSATSQEIGGEARESMGVEYDEDEMTIGYNSGYLQDVLRRINCDEVLFELDSAVAAGIIRPGEQLEGEDYLCLLMPLRLNE; translated from the coding sequence ATGAAAGTATCAATAGAAAAAGATGAACTCCTCAAAGGTATCCAGGCTGTGATCGATATCGTGCCCTCCAAAACCGCATTGCCAGTATTGTCCAATATCCTGATTGATGCAAACAATGGTAGCGATGTGTGTTTGAGTGCCACAGATCTCGATATATCAATAACATGCAAACTTTCAGCCACCATTGAAGACGCCGGGGCAACAACGGTGCCAGCGCGCAAATTCTCAGAAATTGTGCGCGAGTTGCCCGAAGAATCCCTATCCCTCACCGCAGAAGAAGGTCGTGTAACGCTTCAGCGCCAAAGTGGTGCCGAAGGAACGTATGCCTTGATGTCGGTACCAGCTGACGACTTTCCCGATCTGCCAACGGAGATTGACGGTCCCGAGATCGGGTTTCTGTCCGATGAAGATGAGGAGGCTCAGGAGGCTTCGGCCGATAGCAATGTCCTCGGCGAAATGATTTCTAAAACGATCTTTGCCGTGTCTCGCGATGAAACGCGTCCGGTGCTCACAGGCGTGCTCTGGCAGGTTGGCAATGGACGCATGACCATGGTGGCAACCGATGGTCACCGCCTGGTCAAATATTCGCGGATTCAAGATGGACTACCCGATCAAAACAGAGAAGCCATTGTTCCACCTCATGCTCTGAATCACGTCGTTAAACTCATGGGCGGGGGATCAGATCTTCAAAAAGTGCAACTCGGGCAAAGCCATGTGCTCTTTTCACTGGGCGACGAAGACGCCATCCAGATCTTTTCTCGACTAATTGAAGGTCCCTATGTCGATTACGAACAGGTGATTCCCCAAAACAACGGCAAGCGCCTTCGCGTTTCGAATAGCCAATTGCTGCCCGCGGTGCGGCGCGTATCCATTCTGGCAAGTGCTCAGACCCATCAGTTGCGGCTCGAACTCAAAAAGGACGAACTCGCATTATCAGCTACCAGCCAGGAAATAGGAGGCGAAGCACGCGAATCTATGGGCGTTGAATACGATGAAGATGAAATGACTATTGGATATAATTCCGGCTATTTACAAGACGTGCTCCGGCGCATTAATTGTGACGAAGTGCTCTTTGAACTCGACAGCGCTGTTGCCGCGGGAATCATCAGACCTGGCGAACAACTCGAAGGCGAAGACTATCTTTGCCTCCTTATGCCCTTGCGGCTCAATGAATGA
- the recF gene encoding DNA replication/repair protein RecF: MMYVSSLKLTNFRNFEHAEFTFDQAKTAIWADNARGKSNVLEALYFLALAKSGRGARDRDVLRWGANYFVIEAQIEREDRSFPIRIAYDPHIGKKQASVAETSLPRLSDLIGAFNAVLFSPEDVDLVLREPAQRRRILDILVSQSSASYLADLEGYQRVLAQRNRLLKDRRSALLSHPEQVEPWNEQLSNLGARIISRRLEALNDIQHLLSEYYRTIAPTAEKMKANYRSPISLETRDQGREILFDALTTRLPQEVELRYTLTGPHRDNLIFTLDDKAVHQFASQGQLKTVLLSWKLAEATFLEQQTGWRPVLLMDDVFSELDPKRANAVLNLIPDFGQVVVTSARDPDLDFEEHGFRLLKL, from the coding sequence ATGATGTATGTTTCCTCACTTAAACTCACCAATTTTCGAAACTTTGAGCATGCTGAATTTACATTTGATCAGGCAAAAACGGCAATCTGGGCAGATAATGCCCGCGGTAAATCAAATGTCTTAGAAGCGTTGTATTTTTTGGCACTGGCCAAATCGGGTCGCGGTGCCAGAGATCGGGATGTGCTCAGGTGGGGTGCTAACTATTTTGTGATCGAAGCCCAGATTGAGCGCGAAGATCGTTCCTTCCCCATTCGCATTGCCTACGATCCCCACATTGGCAAGAAACAAGCCTCTGTTGCAGAGACCTCTCTTCCCCGCCTTTCGGACCTCATTGGCGCATTCAACGCTGTTTTATTTTCTCCCGAAGATGTAGATCTCGTATTGCGAGAACCGGCGCAGCGCCGTCGCATATTAGATATTCTCGTTTCGCAATCAAGCGCGTCCTATTTGGCTGATCTGGAAGGGTATCAGCGCGTGTTGGCACAGCGCAATCGGCTGTTAAAAGACCGCCGTTCAGCATTGTTATCACATCCCGAACAAGTTGAACCGTGGAATGAGCAATTATCCAATTTAGGTGCTCGCATAATATCTCGCCGTCTCGAAGCGCTGAATGATATACAACATCTACTATCTGAATACTATCGGACCATCGCGCCCACAGCAGAAAAAATGAAAGCGAATTACCGCAGCCCCATATCCCTGGAAACGCGCGATCAGGGCAGGGAAATACTCTTCGACGCGCTGACGACCCGGTTGCCACAGGAAGTCGAACTGCGATATACACTTACGGGACCACATCGCGACAATCTGATTTTTACACTTGACGACAAAGCTGTACATCAATTCGCGTCCCAGGGCCAACTGAAAACCGTTCTGCTCTCCTGGAAACTGGCCGAAGCCACATTTTTAGAGCAACAGACCGGGTGGCGCCCTGTCTTGTTGATGGACGATGTGTTTTCAGAACTCGATCCCAAACGGGCAAACGCCGTATTGAACCTCATTCCCGATTTTGGGCAGGTGGTCGTAACCTCAGCGCGCGATCCGGATTTGGATTTTGAAGAACACGGATTTCGGCTGTTGAAATTGTAA
- a CDS encoding DUF721 domain-containing protein, producing the protein MDAETDRRKSGVYRYRAGPTSDPISAGDAIRQLVDSLGLAEKLKEQRVLSLWKKIVGEDIAAVTQVEGFRWEQGQLTVSVQNPTWRHWLRFQCETIRRNLNREVGGDVVKTIWLK; encoded by the coding sequence ATGGATGCCGAGACAGACAGACGCAAAAGCGGTGTTTACAGGTATCGGGCTGGTCCAACATCTGACCCGATTTCCGCAGGTGATGCCATTCGCCAGTTGGTAGATAGCCTGGGACTTGCGGAAAAATTGAAAGAACAGCGCGTATTGTCATTGTGGAAAAAAATTGTGGGTGAAGATATTGCTGCTGTAACACAAGTTGAAGGCTTTCGGTGGGAGCAAGGGCAATTAACTGTTTCAGTACAAAACCCCACATGGCGGCACTGGTTGCGCTTTCAATGCGAAACTATACGTCGAAATTTGAACCGCGAGGTTGGCGGTGATGTTGTAAAAACAATCTGGTTAAAATAG
- the gyrB gene encoding DNA topoisomerase (ATP-hydrolyzing) subunit B has protein sequence MADAVENGYTADDIQVLKGLEAVQKRPAMYIGDTGVNGLHHLIWEVVDNSIDEAMEGYCDRIEVSLNEDGSVTVTDNGRGIPVDQHPEENRSALEVVMTVLHAGGKFDKKNYAVSGGLHGVGVSVMNGLSKWCEVEVCSKLIDPEGRVYSQRYERGVPVTEVEDIGAGSNTGTKTTFKPDDEIFETVEYSQEIVAHRLRELAFLNCGLTIALKDHRDDFEELFHYDGGLQAFVEYMDEGRSALHDPVHFEGERDGVVTEVAFQYNDSYQQNILSYVNNIHTLEGGTHETGFRTALTRTLNTYGSKNNVFKNEKFALSGEDTREGLTAVVSVKVPEPQFEGQTKRKLGNSEVRGIVESLVGEKLGEYFEENPNMVKKVLQKAIDAARAREAARKARELVRRKGVLEGGGLPGKLLDCSSKNKEETEIFLVEGDSAGGSAAQGRNRAFQAILPMWGKLLNVEKTRLDRVLGNDKLQPVILGLGAGVGEDFDVEKLRYGKIIIMADADVDGSHIRSLLLTFFFRYMRPMILDGCVYIAQPPLYLVKKGRTERYAYDDAERDRILEELGEEGRGVTVQRYKGLGEMNPEQLWETTMNPETRTVLIVTEEDTMEAEHAFSMFMGDDVAPRRKYVEEHALEAELDVSGP, from the coding sequence ATGGCAGATGCAGTTGAAAATGGATATACCGCTGATGATATTCAAGTTCTCAAAGGTCTTGAAGCAGTGCAAAAACGCCCGGCAATGTACATTGGCGATACAGGCGTTAATGGGCTGCACCATTTGATCTGGGAAGTCGTTGACAACAGCATTGACGAGGCCATGGAGGGGTATTGCGACCGCATTGAAGTTTCGCTCAATGAAGACGGGTCGGTTACAGTAACGGACAATGGCCGTGGTATTCCAGTGGATCAACATCCAGAAGAAAATCGCTCTGCCCTGGAAGTCGTCATGACCGTGCTGCATGCGGGAGGCAAATTTGACAAAAAAAATTACGCGGTTTCAGGAGGCCTCCACGGCGTAGGGGTCTCTGTGATGAATGGCCTATCAAAATGGTGTGAAGTTGAAGTGTGTTCCAAACTCATTGACCCTGAAGGGCGGGTGTATTCACAGCGTTATGAACGCGGCGTACCCGTTACAGAAGTAGAGGATATTGGTGCGGGATCAAACACTGGGACCAAGACCACATTTAAGCCAGACGATGAAATTTTTGAAACCGTTGAATACAGCCAGGAAATTGTGGCGCATCGCCTGCGCGAACTGGCATTTCTGAACTGCGGACTCACCATCGCGTTAAAAGATCACCGCGACGACTTCGAAGAACTTTTTCACTATGACGGCGGCCTGCAAGCCTTTGTGGAATATATGGATGAGGGGCGTTCAGCACTCCATGATCCCGTGCATTTTGAAGGTGAACGCGATGGCGTGGTTACCGAAGTGGCATTTCAGTACAACGATTCTTATCAGCAAAATATTTTGAGCTACGTCAACAACATCCACACACTCGAAGGTGGGACACACGAAACCGGATTCAGAACAGCACTTACGCGGACATTAAACACTTATGGCAGCAAAAACAATGTGTTCAAAAATGAAAAATTCGCGCTATCGGGTGAAGATACCCGCGAAGGACTTACCGCTGTGGTCAGTGTGAAAGTACCCGAACCGCAGTTTGAAGGACAGACCAAAAGAAAACTGGGCAACAGCGAAGTGCGCGGCATTGTTGAATCGCTGGTAGGAGAAAAACTGGGCGAGTACTTTGAAGAAAACCCCAATATGGTGAAAAAGGTTTTGCAAAAAGCCATTGACGCGGCTCGGGCGCGAGAAGCTGCGCGCAAAGCACGCGAACTCGTGCGCCGCAAAGGCGTACTCGAAGGGGGTGGCTTGCCGGGTAAGCTATTGGATTGTTCTTCAAAAAACAAAGAAGAAACAGAAATTTTTCTGGTAGAAGGCGACTCGGCTGGCGGTTCGGCAGCGCAGGGGCGCAATCGCGCATTTCAGGCGATATTACCGATGTGGGGCAAATTGCTAAATGTGGAGAAAACGCGACTGGATCGGGTATTGGGCAACGACAAGTTGCAACCCGTTATTTTGGGACTCGGTGCAGGTGTTGGGGAAGACTTTGACGTGGAAAAACTGCGCTACGGCAAAATTATCATCATGGCAGATGCCGATGTGGATGGCTCGCATATCCGCTCTTTGTTGCTCACGTTTTTCTTCCGCTATATGCGTCCGATGATTTTGGATGGGTGCGTGTACATCGCACAACCGCCCTTATATCTGGTCAAAAAAGGGCGCACAGAACGCTATGCCTATGACGATGCCGAGCGAGACCGAATATTGGAAGAATTGGGCGAGGAAGGCAGAGGTGTGACCGTTCAGCGCTACAAAGGTCTGGGGGAAATGAATCCCGAACAATTGTGGGAAACCACCATGAATCCCGAGACGCGCACGGTGTTAATCGTTACAGAAGAAGACACAATGGAAGCCGAGCACGCATTTTCAATGTTTATGGGTGATGACGTGGCGCCCAGGCGAAAATACGTCGAAGAACACGCACTGGAAGCGGAATTAGATGTGTCGGGACCTTAA
- the gyrA gene encoding DNA gyrase subunit A, translating into MIERSRVIPVEIGDELKKSMLDYSMSTLVNRALPDVRDGMKPSQRRILVAMNDLGLGANRQHRKCAHIAGHASGNYHPHGEDIVYPTLVHLAQDFKLRYPLVDGQGNFGSIDGYPPAAMRYTEARMAGPGQEMLNDLEKETVDYRPNYDERLEEPQVLPSAFPNMICNGAVGIATTMATAIPPHNLQEVADGLVALIDNPELDIAELMEYVKAPDFPTGGIIYGIGGVLDAYQTGRGHLRIRAKADIEEDKTGRETIIITEIPYMVNKTTLLEKMADLVREKRIEGISNIQDESDRDGLRIVVELKRDVVGDVILNQLYKHTQLESTFAANMVALVNGRPQQVTLKHMLQCYIDHRHDVVKRRTEYELRVAEERAHILEGLILAQDNIDEVIRIIRSSKDTNEARRALTQLKLSRGQLQSTEEQHQLSERQVQAILSMTLQRLTNMEQQKIEDEYSELTQEIERLRSILDNRESRMQIVKDELGVMREKYGDERRSEIVFAASEFSIEDLIREEDMVITISHNGYIKRIPVSTYRAQNRGGRGITGMRTKDEDFVESLFVASTHSYILVLTDRGHCVWLKVHEIPRGTRQARGRPIVNVVDIPYGHKVAEVVPVREFDEDRYLLSITRKGLTKKTALSAYSRPRKGGIIAMNVREDDQLIKAAITGGDDQVVIATKQGQAVYFEENKVRAMGRNSQGVRGVSLQGDDVVVGMVVVKPEAVEQSHLLSICANGYGKRSPISEYRLTNRGGKGVINIKTTDRNGPVVSVMGVTEDSRDDMVIVTQNGILIRQKVADVSVIGRNTQGVRLINPDEGDQVIDVAQVSQDEEEEVETAMDATSEEVSETGDENTAEENGTMKALWREVQKRAGWK; encoded by the coding sequence ATGATAGAACGATCGCGGGTGATCCCGGTTGAAATTGGCGATGAGTTAAAGAAATCCATGCTCGATTATTCGATGAGCACGCTGGTCAATCGCGCGTTGCCAGATGTGCGCGATGGAATGAAGCCATCGCAAAGACGCATTTTGGTGGCGATGAATGACCTCGGTCTGGGCGCAAACCGGCAGCATCGAAAATGCGCTCATATAGCCGGTCACGCTTCGGGCAATTATCATCCGCACGGTGAAGACATTGTCTATCCAACGCTGGTGCATCTGGCGCAGGATTTTAAGTTGCGTTATCCACTCGTAGATGGACAGGGTAATTTTGGCTCCATCGACGGGTATCCACCCGCTGCAATGCGCTACACAGAAGCGCGTATGGCCGGACCGGGGCAAGAAATGTTGAACGATCTCGAGAAAGAGACCGTTGATTATCGCCCCAACTACGACGAGCGCCTGGAAGAGCCCCAGGTATTGCCTTCGGCGTTTCCAAACATGATTTGCAACGGCGCTGTGGGAATTGCCACCACAATGGCCACGGCAATTCCGCCGCACAATTTGCAGGAGGTCGCCGATGGCCTTGTCGCATTGATCGACAATCCCGAATTGGATATCGCTGAATTGATGGAATATGTCAAAGCACCCGACTTTCCAACCGGTGGCATCATTTATGGGATAGGTGGCGTTTTAGACGCCTATCAGACGGGGCGCGGACATCTGCGAATCCGGGCAAAAGCCGATATAGAAGAAGATAAAACCGGTCGAGAAACCATTATCATCACAGAAATCCCCTATATGGTGAACAAGACAACGCTATTGGAAAAAATGGCGGATCTGGTGCGCGAAAAACGCATTGAAGGGATTTCAAATATTCAGGATGAATCCGACCGCGATGGACTGCGCATCGTGGTGGAACTCAAACGCGATGTGGTCGGGGATGTGATCTTGAACCAACTCTACAAACACACCCAATTGGAATCGACATTTGCGGCCAATATGGTTGCGCTGGTCAACGGCCGGCCGCAACAAGTGACCTTGAAGCACATGTTACAGTGCTATATCGACCACCGCCACGATGTCGTAAAGCGACGCACGGAATACGAACTGCGAGTAGCGGAAGAGCGCGCACATATCCTGGAAGGATTAATACTCGCCCAGGACAATATCGACGAAGTAATCCGCATTATCCGCAGTTCAAAAGATACCAATGAAGCGCGGCGTGCGTTGACACAACTCAAATTGTCTAGAGGACAACTCCAATCGACCGAAGAACAACACCAATTGTCTGAACGCCAGGTACAGGCCATTCTGTCCATGACACTGCAGCGATTGACCAACATGGAGCAACAAAAGATAGAAGACGAATATTCCGAACTGACGCAAGAGATTGAACGCTTGCGCTCTATTCTGGACAACCGCGAATCGCGCATGCAAATAGTCAAAGACGAATTGGGTGTGATGCGCGAAAAATACGGCGACGAGCGGCGGTCGGAAATCGTGTTCGCGGCCTCTGAGTTCAGCATTGAAGATTTGATCCGCGAAGAAGACATGGTCATTACCATTTCTCACAACGGATACATCAAACGCATTCCAGTATCCACCTATCGCGCACAAAACCGGGGCGGGCGCGGGATCACGGGAATGCGAACAAAGGATGAAGATTTTGTAGAAAGCTTATTCGTGGCATCCACCCACAGTTATATCCTCGTATTGACAGACCGCGGGCACTGCGTGTGGTTAAAAGTGCATGAAATTCCGCGGGGTACGCGTCAAGCGCGCGGCAGGCCCATTGTCAATGTGGTAGATATCCCCTATGGGCATAAGGTCGCTGAAGTCGTGCCAGTACGCGAATTTGATGAGGATCGCTACCTGCTGTCCATAACCCGAAAGGGCCTGACTAAAAAGACCGCGCTATCGGCTTATAGTCGCCCGCGCAAGGGTGGCATTATTGCGATGAATGTGCGGGAAGACGATCAGCTAATCAAAGCCGCGATTACGGGAGGTGACGACCAGGTAGTCATTGCCACAAAGCAAGGGCAAGCTGTGTACTTTGAAGAAAACAAAGTGCGGGCTATGGGCCGCAACTCCCAGGGCGTGCGCGGCGTGTCTTTGCAAGGCGATGATGTCGTGGTGGGCATGGTCGTCGTTAAACCTGAAGCTGTAGAGCAATCTCATTTATTGTCGATATGTGCCAATGGATATGGCAAGCGCTCGCCAATTTCGGAGTATCGCCTGACAAACCGGGGTGGTAAAGGCGTGATCAACATCAAAACTACAGACCGCAATGGGCCTGTGGTATCGGTGATGGGCGTGACGGAAGATAGCCGCGACGATATGGTGATTGTAACACAGAATGGCATCTTGATCCGACAGAAAGTAGCGGACGTGAGCGTGATTGGACGCAATACGCAGGGCGTGCGTTTGATCAACCCGGATGAGGGCGATCAGGTGATCGATGTCGCGCAGGTCAGCCAGGATGAGGAAGAAGAAGTCGAAACCGCGATGGATGCAACATCTGAAGAAGTAAGTGAAACTGGAGATGAAAACACGGCTGAGGAAAACGGAACGATGAAGGCATTATGGCGCGAGGTACAAAAACGGGCGGGATGGAAGTGA
- a CDS encoding homoserine dehydrogenase: protein MAIGIGLIGMGVVGGGVARILRDREREFKDVRGLDLDVRKVAVRDLSKSRAIDLIPDCFTTNPMDVVADPTIQIVVEVMGGVDAAYDLVLAALQNGKDVVTANKALLAERGDDLFEAAVKNNAGLGFEASVCGGIPIIQTLSQGLVANNIQSLYGILNGTTNYILTRMTEAGEDFDPMLKEAQDKGFAEADPTMDIDGTDAAQKLALLCRLAFRQRVSSGDILKEGISHITALDIDFARELGYTIKLLGIARVVGSRIEVRVHPAFVPHDALLADIRNEFNAVEIVGSAVDAQVFYGKGAGELPTASAVVADLVAIAERRKAGLGPAGAPLAPLPEADLVPVGEIQTGSYCRLTVYDKPGVLAQVAALFAGEDISIETVIQHGRSETEGGTVPLIMITHDAPEAAMQRAITRIGNLSAVTEKPQIIRILHP from the coding sequence GTGGCAATTGGTATTGGCTTGATTGGCATGGGTGTTGTGGGCGGCGGTGTGGCCCGCATCCTTCGAGACCGGGAACGCGAATTCAAAGACGTTCGAGGTCTCGATCTCGATGTTCGCAAGGTTGCTGTGCGCGATTTGTCCAAGTCTCGCGCAATTGATTTGATTCCCGATTGTTTTACGACCAATCCTATGGATGTGGTCGCGGATCCGACAATTCAGATTGTGGTTGAGGTGATGGGCGGTGTTGATGCGGCTTATGATCTCGTTCTCGCGGCGCTTCAAAATGGGAAAGATGTTGTTACGGCGAACAAAGCTCTTCTTGCCGAACGCGGCGACGACCTGTTTGAGGCTGCGGTGAAAAATAATGCAGGACTCGGCTTTGAAGCCAGTGTGTGCGGTGGTATTCCCATTATCCAGACACTCAGTCAGGGGCTGGTGGCGAATAATATTCAATCGCTTTACGGTATCCTAAACGGCACGACCAATTACATCCTCACCCGGATGACAGAAGCCGGAGAGGACTTTGATCCCATGCTCAAAGAAGCACAGGACAAAGGATTCGCCGAAGCCGATCCCACCATGGATATCGACGGTACAGATGCGGCCCAAAAGCTCGCACTTCTCTGTCGCCTCGCCTTTCGCCAGCGCGTCTCGTCCGGCGATATTCTCAAAGAGGGAATCTCTCATATTACCGCATTGGATATCGATTTTGCCCGCGAACTCGGCTATACCATCAAATTGCTCGGCATAGCCCGCGTGGTGGGCAGTCGCATTGAAGTGCGCGTGCATCCCGCCTTTGTGCCTCACGATGCACTCCTGGCGGATATTCGCAATGAATTTAATGCTGTGGAAATTGTCGGTAGTGCGGTTGACGCCCAGGTTTTTTACGGCAAAGGCGCTGGTGAATTGCCCACAGCCAGCGCAGTGGTCGCCGATCTGGTCGCCATTGCCGAGCGGCGCAAAGCCGGTCTTGGTCCCGCGGGAGCACCACTTGCTCCGCTACCCGAGGCAGACCTCGTTCCCGTCGGCGAGATTCAGACGGGTAGCTATTGTAGGCTTACCGTTTACGACAAACCCGGGGTGCTGGCACAGGTTGCCGCACTCTTTGCCGGTGAAGATATCAGCATAGAAACGGTCATCCAGCACGGGCGCTCGGAAACAGAAGGTGGCACGGTTCCTCTGATTATGATTACGCACGATGCTCCCGAAGCTGCGATGCAACGCGCCATCACGCGCATCGGGAATTTGTCCGCTGTGACAGAAAAACCGCAGATTATTCGGATTCTGCATCCGTGA
- a CDS encoding alcohol dehydrogenase catalytic domain-containing protein, translated as MGDLPKTMPAVMCRAPEDYRLEEYAVPQIEAGEVLIRVQSVGICASDLKCYLGAPMFWGDTHREGYCQAPIIPGHEFVGEVVALGDGAGDKYGLAIGDLAVSEQIVPCGTCRYCLRGQYWMCMVHDIYGFRQATFGAMAEYCRLPAKALNYRVPKSIPAAHAAYVEPLACAIHAVERGNIQLNDTVVIAGAGPLGLGMVAAARMKNPALLIALDLDDRRLEIARACGADLGLNPNSVDVIDEVHKLTGGYGCDVYIEATGHPAAVEQGLLMICKLGTFVEFSVMREPVTTDWTIIGDTKELNIHGAHLSPHCYPIAIRMLEQGLLPMDQIVTHQLPLEDFHQGIDLVADGTQSVKVTLRP; from the coding sequence ATGGGTGATCTGCCAAAAACAATGCCCGCAGTCATGTGCCGCGCGCCCGAAGATTATCGCCTGGAAGAATACGCAGTGCCCCAGATAGAGGCGGGTGAGGTTCTAATTCGCGTGCAATCGGTCGGTATATGTGCAAGCGATTTAAAGTGCTATCTGGGAGCACCCATGTTCTGGGGCGATACCCACCGCGAGGGCTATTGCCAGGCACCGATTATTCCCGGGCACGAATTTGTGGGAGAAGTCGTTGCACTCGGCGACGGTGCGGGTGACAAATACGGGTTGGCGATTGGCGACCTCGCCGTATCGGAGCAAATTGTGCCGTGCGGCACATGTCGTTATTGCTTGCGCGGGCAATACTGGATGTGCATGGTACACGATATTTACGGCTTTCGCCAGGCGACCTTTGGCGCAATGGCAGAATATTGCAGGCTGCCCGCTAAAGCCCTGAATTATCGCGTACCAAAATCCATACCCGCCGCGCATGCGGCGTACGTAGAACCCCTCGCCTGTGCGATTCACGCGGTCGAACGCGGCAATATTCAGTTAAATGACACCGTCGTCATTGCCGGCGCGGGACCGCTGGGCCTGGGTATGGTCGCTGCCGCGCGTATGAAGAATCCCGCTTTGCTAATTGCGTTAGATCTGGATGATAGACGGTTGGAAATAGCCAGAGCGTGTGGGGCAGACCTGGGATTGAATCCAAATTCGGTAGATGTGATCGACGAAGTTCACAAGTTGACCGGGGGTTATGGTTGCGATGTGTATATCGAGGCGACCGGGCATCCCGCAGCAGTGGAACAGGGACTGCTTATGATTTGCAAACTCGGCACATTTGTCGAATTCAGCGTAATGCGCGAACCCGTGACAACGGATTGGACGATTATTGGCGACACCAAAGAACTCAATATTCACGGCGCGCATCTGAGTCCCCATTGCTATCCCATTGCCATTCGAATGCTGGAACAGGGCCTTCTCCCAATGGACCAGATCGTAACCCATCAATTGCCACTTGAGGATTTTCACCAGGGCATTGACCTCGTCGCAGATGGAACGCAATCCGTAAAGGTGACATTGAGACCATAG
- a CDS encoding SDR family oxidoreductase, whose amino-acid sequence MSEIYVMDLFRLDGKVALITGGSKGLGASMAMGLAQAGAKTVICSRTQADCDRVATEIAEETKQESLGIAGDVTREKDVDRVFDTVIEKYGKLDVLINSAGINIRHPVEDFPLDEFKQVIDINLTGVWLCCRAAARVMKPQGSGSVVNIASALSGVGLRERSAYCSSKAGLIGMTKTMALEWAESNVRCNALCPGPFLTEINVPLLKTPEKVKSLLALTALNRWAELHEIRGAALFLASDASSFMTGASLYVDGGWNAQ is encoded by the coding sequence ATGTCAGAAATATATGTAATGGATTTATTTCGATTGGATGGAAAGGTCGCGTTAATCACCGGGGGATCCAAAGGATTGGGCGCATCAATGGCGATGGGATTGGCGCAGGCCGGTGCAAAAACCGTCATTTGCTCGCGGACGCAGGCAGATTGTGACCGCGTGGCCACAGAGATCGCAGAAGAAACAAAACAAGAGAGTCTCGGTATCGCTGGAGATGTAACCCGTGAAAAAGACGTGGATCGGGTATTTGATACCGTCATCGAGAAATACGGCAAGTTAGACGTGTTAATCAACAGCGCGGGGATTAATATTCGGCATCCCGTAGAGGATTTTCCCCTCGACGAGTTTAAGCAAGTAATCGATATCAATCTGACTGGCGTATGGTTGTGTTGCCGTGCGGCTGCCCGGGTTATGAAGCCCCAGGGATCGGGTTCAGTGGTGAACATCGCGTCGGCATTAAGCGGCGTCGGATTAAGAGAGCGCTCGGCCTATTGTTCGTCAAAGGCGGGATTAATCGGCATGACAAAAACGATGGCTCTGGAGTGGGCCGAGTCCAATGTGCGGTGTAACGCATTGTGTCCCGGACCGTTTTTGACAGAGATCAATGTACCGCTTCTAAAGACACCCGAGAAAGTGAAGTCGTTGTTGGCATTGACGGCATTAAATCGCTGGGCCGAGTTGCATGAAATTCGTGGCGCAGCATTGTTTTTGGCGAGCGATGCATCCAGCTTTATGACGGGAGCATCGCTATATGTAGATGGCGGATGGAACGCCCAATAA
- a CDS encoding cupin domain-containing protein encodes MIEKINESEIEEIARQSRTGKYGLSRKDISGALETEGQPFEVEWVRLPPGKINFPCHAHQVQWEFYIVLCGQGTVRRNDHTFKVGAGDAFVQPPGTAHQIRNTSATEDLIYYVIADNPVSDPVYYPDSDKWAIRPPGKLGRLTETEYYDGEE; translated from the coding sequence GTGATAGAAAAAATCAACGAATCGGAAATAGAGGAAATAGCGCGCCAATCGCGCACGGGCAAATACGGTTTGTCTCGAAAGGATATTTCTGGAGCATTGGAGACCGAAGGACAACCATTTGAGGTTGAATGGGTGCGATTGCCGCCGGGAAAAATAAATTTTCCGTGTCACGCGCATCAGGTACAGTGGGAATTTTATATCGTACTCTGCGGCCAAGGCACCGTGCGCCGAAATGATCACACATTTAAAGTGGGAGCAGGCGACGCATTTGTTCAGCCCCCAGGAACTGCGCATCAGATTCGCAATACAAGTGCGACAGAAGACTTGATTTATTATGTCATTGCCGACAATCCCGTAAGTGACCCGGTCTATTATCCCGACTCAGATAAATGGGCAATTCGCCCACCGGGCAAATTGGGCCGCCTGACCGAGACGGAATATTACGATGGGGAAGAGTAG